From the Argentina anserina chromosome 3, drPotAnse1.1, whole genome shotgun sequence genome, the window AGTTCCTTATCTTGTATTATCTTTCCTttattaaaaattgaaaatggaGGGGTGATCAGTCTTCCCCTCTTATATATATGGATTTCTAGTACATACGGTCCTCTTGTAATCAGGAACGAGAGGATGATATCTCTTAACGCATGCTCCTCTTGCAATGACGGCTAACGAGGGGCTCAAATTGCTTAATCTTAATTGAAATATATACACACAGACATTATATTGATCGATGTTTCTGACGTTAAACTGCCTTATTATTCATGTATTTAGGGGTGCAATTCGCTGAAATAGAGAGCGGAGCGAAACATGAAGAGATATGTAATGCGAAGCTGTGTTGCGGTGGTTGTTGTCTCATAATCTTTTCTCCGTTGGTAAAGATAGCGGCTCTCTTATCCGgtttgttaacttgttgttGTTAGGCCGGACACTCAATATTTAGGCAGCTTGAGAGGCACTATGCATCTACGTTAACTTTCATGTTGTAATTAGGACATTTGCTCGATCTGAGTGGTTCTTATTTTATCAAGAAATCTGAGTGGTTCTTATTTAtcaagaaattatatatacagaACAAAGGTTCAATTCTTTAGAGTAATGACTTTTGCCTTAGTAAGAGTTAGAGATATTACATACTTCAATTCAATCACCTTAAAATCATTATGAATCATCTCTCTCATTTCCGGGCAAATTCTGTCCCCTTCACGAACGTTGTGCTTCATACAAAGGATAACTTTTTTTCTTGGTGAAAAAAGGATAACTTAATCACATGGTTGAATCAGTGAGAGCTGCACCGATAAAACGCTTTCTCCTAACACGGACAGTGATTGATATATAGTCCCTGCAGTAAGCTTACCTCTAATTGTAAGAGAAATTGAATCTAGGTTTCTCTCCTATATACGATCCAAGGCATATTCAAATAATTATGTTTAAATTGGCGTGTATGTACACATTGATCTAAAAAACTCGTTAAATTATCTGAACATATTAGAATTTGATCAGCTAGTAATAAACGTGATTTTTGAATACTGAACGGCAAGTTCCACATAGATTATACAATGACGTCCGCAGCTAGTAGCTTTCTTCAAAGTCaagtatgaaaaaaaaattgaatatcTAAAACAGAAGAACTCTTCTACCTCATTATAATTATAGTCTGTTCTCTACCTATGTTGATATATTTCTATTTCTCTTGCAGGTGGACTAGTTAGCATAAACAAACATGTACTTATAAATTGATACGAAATATGTCTTATAGTTTGTAGTATTATTTAGCCTTTCATCTTAGAGTCTTAACCAAGAAGACCAGGTACCCAGAATGTATGGCAAGATGGCCAGAAATGGATGAGGGGAGGAATTTGCAGATACAAAAACAAGGAAATTGAAGTATCAGATTTCTCCCACCCGGGATGCTTCCCCAATAATGAATAATTTTCATTCCTGGAAAGATCGATATTCATAGGCAAGTGCAATCAATATAATATGTAGATAATTAATTGATTTAGTCAAGTTACATACGATCATAGAAGATTTGAATAGATTGAAGTTATTAGtgacaattcacaagttcttacTGAAGTGGGACTTGcatgaaatattaattttctaCAACCTTGTCATTCATGATCGACGTCCTAAATAAGACGACGACATGATACAACTGTCATAAGCAAACCCCATCCCAATATGTGGGAAATTTCCTGGATGATCTTCCTGGTAGAAGAACAACGATTTATTGACTAATACCAATTTCCTAGAAACTACAAGTTGAGCCAATAGAATAATAAATAATCTCCCTCATCCGGCAACATATACCTAACACCCAGAGATACCAGTCTCTATCTGGGAAGCGTTCATGGCAAGCAACAGAAATGTTTACATACAGTGTTGGTGCCTGGACTTCAATATAATAGTACAGCTAAATTTCCAGTAAAATGTCAATGCACTTCTCGGGCCTAGCTTCACAAGATGAATTGCATATATAGTATGCAGTCTTGCAGGAATAAGAAACCAAAGGTGAATCTGATACTGCTCGTAAAATGAGCGAGCCAAATTCGATAATGGCTTATGTAAGATTGATGGACCAATCGATCTCCATGTTTTGTGTCTTTATATATTATGTTCTAATTTCTAAAGGTGTGTGATGATTAATGAGTTATCCATTTTCTTTGGATTATCACAGCACACACCAAACAGAGGCGAGCAGGAGTGGAGGTACAGGAGTGCAGATAAAAACCAGATAGATGTGATGATCCATATCAGGGGGTCTCCTTCCCAGCTTCAGGAATTGTTTCAAGGTTCACCAGGTTGTTATATCTAGCTAGGGTTATTGCTGCAGATGTTGCTTCAAGTGTAACTTTAATTTTCAGTCCAAAACGGTCATGCCCACTACATATCACATTTTAATCTACAATtcgaaattaaattaattaaattcttTCGGAAAAGTTTATGCAGGAGGCTATTATGGAACTCCAAGATCAATTGGAGGAAACAATTGTTCATTATGTGAACCAGACTATTCTAGAAGCTCAGGTATTTtcattcttaatttcttatattctttttcattttagcTTGATCTCCGACAGATAATAACTAAACAAGTTAAGCAAAATCAAGAACAATATATAGATTGAACCAAACATGCAGCCTCATACAACTGAAACGATAGGACAGATCATCAGACAGCACGATATTTATTTGCTTGCAGCACTGATGCTCAAGGAAAGTTTAGGAGTTCATGTTTCAAAACCCTGAGCCCGACTTGCTAAATTAATTTTCATATTATGTCTTTAACAAATACACTAGCAGACTAGCTAGCGAGTTAATTTATTCAACATGATCAGTTCCTTGTGGTTTTTCTTTGATTAGTTTGTGATTCTAATGAAGGGGTGCACTTGCAAAAACTAGAAAGGGAATCAAGGGAACCAACGATCAGAAGAACACACCAAAAGCAGTCTTCTGGTGGCTGTTGCATAATCTTCTCTCCTTTGGTAAAACTAGTGGAATGCTTAACCGTGGTGCTTACTTGTTGCTTTTAAGTTGAACTAGAGTTCAaacaaagaatcaatacatgcACAAGACCTTCAAGAAAGAGTGTAAGGACTATCAAGTTTCGACACTGTAAGAGCTGTAAACTTGAAAATATGTGCTAAACTGAAGTTAATTTATGTGTGTGGTACTCCCGTAAGTTCTATCAAATGGCaatcttctttatttttttatgtatCATGAGTGATCgaatatttcttttttctatttgtttCTAATTCGCACCTCATTTTCCGTTTTAGTTTTAGTTACAGAAGTTAATTAACCAAGTAGTTACAACTAAAAGAAATACATTAtaattaaactaaaaataCAAAACAACGGAGATCAGTGGTGTGACATATGAAGTCTTACACTCGATCATCCCTACAAAATGACCACCTATAACAATAGACAAGAAACCTAAAAGAATTTAATTGTAGCGCGAGCTTAACATATTCTAAAGTATGATGCATTCTCATGACCAACCGGCCTTAAAAAAAACGCTAGTTGTTATTATTATATTGTATTGTTTTTGAATCTAGGGTCATTGAACTGagaaattaattacatatatattactgGTTGATGCCTTCAATTATTGGTTGGGTATTATATTATAGATATTAGTTTCctttatagaaagatactttgGCAATATTATAGGTTGTATAGTCATgaaaatttcatatatattggagaggaacgaaacgagaattaTAACAATGCAATGAAACATAACGTAACGGTTTATTGATAATATGGTCTATATGTagacattacataaccacaatctcgtaggattcagagtcctaatctattacagagatgtgaatctatctctatCTGGAAATTTAATAAGGTTAAAACACACAcgatggtagaatagtaattattcctgaacactcccccttgtatcgcatacctaggttgcatggtgcacacatcgttgcctcggtaaaaactttgtcaagcaaaataaaaacctcttgggtaaaaataaaagcttgatggaagagaaaaagagcacaacgcaccgtctacatttgatagcatcatgtgaggtacaCTCCCcttgattagtgtcataatcatggagtacaaagtaTAACGTATACaatgttcattacatgcttctcaaaaatagtgttgggctaatgattaatcattaatctagccacacatccttaaatcatacatgctatacttagccaaacttaaatcttaggaaacaagattgcataacaactcaaagcaagagtttgcaatgaaaatcagattctcaggtagaatgaccttcactcacttaaacggccataacgtCTTCGTCACAATAGGTACCAGTAAACCGTAAAATGCTCTGTcgagttgactgacttgcaaattcccGGACATAACTATCCtattttgctaaaacggccataactcacgcAATACGATAGCTGTGaataaatggttggtgtctctGGAAAGTAAACACATATACCTTTCTAACGAtaccaaattcaccatatttcattgagtgAGCTGTCATGTAGGTCtcattgaagttgacctaaGAAACTgaacagattctgatttgttatattcaatgtgtctttcacaaaggaaAATGGGGGAattgaccaatgaaggactgatgtTGGTCCGAGATGGAACCATAcacatcctctacgctaccagtgtcaactgctacaccaaggcgtacgttgatgttccTGGAGCTattggcggcgttggtgtggataagatttgtgttggtttactaagtgtagaactaaacccatgttaAAAGACTAATGAAAGTCTAATGATGATGCATAGGCACATAgttgatcacatcataatgaaagcaatagtgtcccaacaacacttacatatatgaatccatAGCTCATTGagtctcttcatcatctttacttagacggaataaaGTCCAAAAttggctttcatatgaacacatatgggtataagttcttgcaaccgatttgtactacgttctttcgaacgtcgcaatctgattgcataagctctccgtggtcttgAGGCATTTAaggtccctcgggcactctcatatctgcgtcaagatctcTTTATAGATATgttatgaccactatcatattctgcaaatcagttttcatggacactactactgaatAAGTAgtggaaagcaattatgtccattaCGAGAGAATAtgactcatcgtagtcaatactaggataatgagacaatcgttgcgccataagtcctgcaaatatcgcatgatcatctttctcattacacttacgaataATAACTAACATAATAAGTCTAGTTcaacctgtattgattctttccatttcggtcaagttgctcatcgttgatactttaaaacgaaataagagcataaacgaatatatcatcaatcataggagatcaatacattaaacacacACGCGCGCTTTATGCGATCAATTTcagatatttttattcttctacaacatcaacaaaaagagtttgtagtgtcccacataaacttagttgatacacgtgtttagagaatatctcttgatgatgggcgaaatacttgtgcctacgcacctcgtttctttctgtttttttattccatataataatggtctccccctaaTCTAgataggagccaagaccgaagctatgacccttattagtccatctttgcgtttgccgcccttgttttgtggtgcaataccacgggtgCCGACAACAatacagcgtacgatggtgccatcgccggcttccttcccactgtcagggatggtgccaacagtTCTAGGACcaagtcatatgaaattctcctatatactgagagttccaaccttaccggcacattacagcatttatgtgcgatctcgtcactttcgcaatatcagtaaagtcattgagcatcaaatctttgactttctgaaGGTCGATAATGtattgcacatttgctcactttgagtagtgcgtgATCtgaatgagacatagtgcaaCACCACGTTAATTTCTGGCATTAAAACTGGAATGTGAGCATTctatatctccccctaacgattGGAACTatatctcatcaaagtgaccgtctgcggatatcgcaggatagagatccacagttgtagattggaaatagcggataAGTGTTCGTGATTCATAAAGCATAAtcaaccaaaataattaagcgtttcaagtagacccatggAGATTACTACAATaaaggcacataaacaacttaaccaaatacacgttagtgaaaagaatgttgggatcgtatccagtgaccatctggtacacACTAAGCGTTTAgtgagttgtgggtctgaaacgaataagtgtcgcttcATGcaacattacatatctccatgcaaagaccggcaggttagtacgcataaccaagtccgagctctgctagattgttcagtgaatgaacatgaggaataatatgttcaacgacaatcccagtagatatgcaaactgaaatcatcaaagtcttgGAGGttaactctccaacggtatccaatcaaatagatttgagaagatgggaagggtggtgagcccttagtatgatgatgatAGCTAAAActtttagcaaatgcagcgttcaatgtggaaagcaaagcgacgtgtgaccaacgcgtcgatgctcttaacctatacaaaaaaaaaaccaaaaaatgtccgcattcggttggatagggtccactaatgtcaccttaaatactttgtaagaatggaatattCTCGGTCCATTCCTTAGCAAATGAAGGACTTCTATGAAatctagcaagagaacaatctttgcaaaacgagcgatgggcattagagattgccatggaggcatatAAAACAcgagaggcatcacaagctcctgtgaaggaggggatgccgccaccgacggcctgaATGTTGTGGAGCTGCCGAGAGGGGCAGGTTCGGCCCCACCGTGCATGTCATAGATAGGCTCGgtctcaccgtgtggagcacgggtgaggtggtccatTAATCGCTTTCGGGACttaaaaaatggatgaccatgtgaattagTAAGAAttataatcatcatatcacgtccaagATGCCcaagacgggcatgccaaagcatagaAGAGTCTGAATCACAAAGTTGGCGTTCAACCACATATGATTCAGAAATTCGAATGGAattaagatacaaaccattcccgagGCTCTTCATTTTCCATAAGATGCGGCAGTGGGCTGCTGTCttagaggtaacacaaagatactcatgtccattctcaacacaagtatcaagatgaaaatgtatTATTGGCAtatatggcctttaaaacttagtaaGGCACGAAAATATAGAAGATAATCTTCGCACGAGATCTGTAAAATAACTACCTACACCGTAAAACAGTATGGATGATTATGCAATTAgtaagacactcgatttcactgTGAGAtatgctcaaaataaaattaagagattcaacgacgcggtgaacttctctagataATACACCGtagaatattgtaagaggggggattgaaacaaagtgTAATCtgatcgaatgtatcacattgcaatagaactacattcttcaactgaaAAGTTGGAAAACTATGGTATTgtagcagttgaataccaaataATTAGGGTgataaaaaccatccaattggtgcgggtgatCACCaagaaacgacttggagaaaaaccggaaaattaacagGAAAActatgtcaaaataactcaaaatggtgtgaaatttggactgggaaaacgtggcagtacAAACTATtggaaatatgccggaaaaatgacgaacAAATCGCCGGAAAACTCACCGGAAACCGGCAGCGCTGATTACCGGAAAACCAACCGGCGGAGGCCGGAGCTAGCTGGTATGGAGGCCGAAGTTGCAGGTCTGACAGGGGATGCCAGCATAAACCGGGTGGTGGCGCCAGAAAGGCCGGAAGGCAGCCAAAATGCCGGAAAAGTAATCGGGTACGACCGAGGCTAAAACGATGTCAAATTTTGACGTTcgaggtccgttttctaaattttgatatccaaattcacaatgtagtgttaTTGGAGTCCCGTGTAACctaaaagcggccaatttaaaaaacacgtgagttgcaaacgttgaccattcatgctaggttaaaacaaataaaattctcacaagaTCATCTTATAAATAAGgaatatgagaaattttattgaatatgccaatcattaatacaacataaacaagcttccaattccaatagacaacttaagctaaagtcgagcgaGAAACATGACAATGCAAACAttatacttgaaaaataataagcagaaaacatagtcaaaagagattgactaatcaaaaatctgtagaaaaaaaatcttgcatatcggattgggcggaACCGTAGCCTGAAGCACAAacatttgcttacttgagaatggaagaatgttacgtttccatctccaaagatccctcaataaataaatataggtGCCAAAAAAATGGTATGTGTTTCTTagatgtggagcatgcatcGAGGTCAACTATGGTAAAAccacgtcatagacgtttatgTAATcattttaagtgtgtcccgtataatttcttattttttggATATTTTGTTAGCAAATAGTGCTATTTCAGAGTAAtggatttcaactcaaataaatgagtatgtACAcattgggattatcgtttatagacatgagttaaaaaaaaactaaaatattcaaataacagtcacGATGGCGAcacatccataagaaacgagggttgtataggtttcgaatactTAAAACTATTGAAGTATTCAGTCGAAATTAGAAGacttgtgatgtatatggtcacaaaataatcgatgcatatcggcgattctcatgatcgcacacgaaatcgattttctctctttaaataataacatgACTCCTCCAGGACtctcacacgaaaaacgtcgactaagatgggaatcatatccctctttggtctcatcggcgttataagaaaagccgaaaacgagatatgaagaaggctaacagcgcccgataatttatatatatatgtctgagtgtgtgtgcgcgcgcgcgtgcgtgcgtgcgtgtgtgtgtgtgttcaaaagcagcaactttaagaaaagcTTACTCGGTGGTTTGCCAAATAAATCGCATTAATTTGAAATAGTCTTCAAACTTATCTTCATGCAAgaaagttgcttgatgaattctttTTCCTTATCGATCTTCGTACTGATGGCATCGAAAGCGTTGATTAACATCCATCTCTGGCATGCATGTCATCACAGTGGTACGAGCACAAGCATTTTAGTTAGAAAGATGTGCCGGGAAAGCAATGAAATAAAGGAATAAAAAAGGGAAAATAATGTTTAGGGCTacatagcacggaagcttACCTTGACGACCGATTCCTGCTTCTGAAGCGGAAGCagaagcgcgacggaagcgcgattccagaaaaggagggtttgggagggcggcggaagcgttggcttccaaaaTGGAAGCGTGgtggaagcgttggcttcctaattggaagcgcggcggaagcgttggcttcctaATTGGAAGCACGATTCCTTCCCTTCCtttatttcatcaatcaatgtcttgagtCACTTCTCTTCTCGTCATCTcatcttctttcaatttcttcaagTGGTTAAAGATGAATAGCATCAATTAATCTAATGTgtcagagaaaaaaaaactggggAGAGATATGAAGAAAATCTAGACGAGACAAAGAGAAGACGAAcattttttaattcaatttcATCCAGTGATGTCTCTTTAACTTGCACGTGCCAAACACCTTTACACTATACTagacattcttttgtttgaattttgaaatgaaacTTTAATATTGCTATACCAAGGATAATCATGGTTTAAAAAAGAAGTTATTAATAGTTATCAAGTTATTTTAAAACTggataaaatattttaaaaatgaaagataaaaatagtatataatatatatttattattctgaCGCTTTCAAAACGCACCCGCTTCCTTAAGTTTTgaaaaaaacgcttccgcgtttccaaacgcttcgcttccacgtacccacACCCGAGTCCATGCATCCTAGGTTTAGGGCCAATAGGCCATTGGGCTCGGAAGAGCTGAGGCCCAAATTGAATGGGTTGAAATCTTCGCGCAGGGTCAGGCTCGAGTGGACCGGGTCAAGAGTTGGGCATCCAAGTCGAGCATGTCTGACGCGGATATGATCGAGATGCAGGTGACGTCGAGTCAAAGGCTGTCATCGGAAGGACGCGCGGGGTTGGGTCGTGGCGGTGTTGGACGACGTCGGGTTTTTGAGAGATGTCGGGGGACACCGTTGACGTTGCACCGATCAGTGACAAAGCGGGCTTGGTCGGCGTCAACTTGAGGAGGGCGTCGGAATAGAACCGCTTTGGCGACGTCGATGAGTCTGGGTCAGGTAAATCGGGGCCTAAGGTGACGCTGGACGGCGACTATAAGCGGCGCGTAAGGCTAGGAGGGTGGGTACGTCATCGACCGACTGGTTTGCATGGAGGAGAATATGGGTGCCCATAAAAACTTTCCAAGGTGCCCATAGTAGATTCGatttatgattgattttgTTCCCGACAATAATTTGTCGGCAGCTTATAGCTTTTTCCTGCAATGCCAATGAAAAAGGTTGTCGGAGCTAAGGATTTCAGGGTTATGATTGATTTCTCTGGTGGTGGCCTCGTCCCTCAGACACTttagaacaaagtgcatgataacgtgtttgaggagaaacgaaacgagaataataataacgtaatggaacataatgtaaccgtttattgattgataattgggcatatatatatgcattacataaccacaatctcgtaggattcggagtccaaATCTATTACAAAAATGCAAATCTATCCATAACAGTAAACCTAATAAAGTTAAGAGTCTAAGATACACACAaagataaaataataaatctcCTAGaacaaaaagatatatatatgtcacctCAACTTTATATAGCTGATTTGTTTTTCTCCTACAACCATTATTAGTCAATATAATTTGGGCAAATTATCTTATATGATATGATGAACCGCCATTTTATGAAGTTAATTTGCTATTCTTCTGAGCAACTTTCATGAACACGTTACGTATGTACCTCAGTCATTTTCTAGAATTGATTTGTTCTTCCTCTAGAATCATATTATTAGTTAAATTAACTTGGAAAAATAATTTCTCCCGAAGTTACGGGGTCATTTTGCCGAGTTCCTTCGACATGGTTCTCTCAAGCGCCCTAGTATACTCTACTTGTTCACCTGTGTCGGttccgagagagagagagagagagagaacaatCACGCGTGAAGCTTC encodes:
- the LOC126786614 gene encoding uncharacterized protein LOC126786614 isoform X3; this encodes MSEPNSIMAYHTPNRGEQEWRYRSADKNQIDVMIHIRGSPSQLQELFQGSPVYAGGYYGTPRSIGGNNCSLCEPDYSRSSGVHLQKLERESREPTIRRTHQKQSSGGCCIIFSPLVKLVECLTVVLTCCF
- the LOC126786614 gene encoding uncharacterized protein LOC126786614 isoform X4 encodes the protein MSEPNSIMAYHTPNRGEQEWRYRSADKNQIDVMIHIRGSPSQLQELFQGSPGGYYGTPRSIGGNNCSLCEPDYSRSSGVHLQKLERESREPTIRRTHQKQSSGGCCIIFSPLVKLVECLTVVLTCCF
- the LOC126786614 gene encoding uncharacterized protein LOC126786614 isoform X1, whose amino-acid sequence is MSEPNSIMAYHTPNRGEQEWRYRSADKNQIDVMIHIRGSPSQLQELFQGSPVYAGGYYGTPRSIGGNNCSLCEPDYSRSSVCDSNEGVHLQKLERESREPTIRRTHQKQSSGGCCIIFSPLVKLVECLTVVLTCCF
- the LOC126786614 gene encoding uncharacterized protein LOC126786614 isoform X2, which gives rise to MSEPNSIMAYHTPNRGEQEWRYRSADKNQIDVMIHIRGSPSQLQELFQGSPGGYYGTPRSIGGNNCSLCEPDYSRSSVCDSNEGVHLQKLERESREPTIRRTHQKQSSGGCCIIFSPLVKLVECLTVVLTCCF